Proteins encoded together in one Hylaeus volcanicus isolate JK05 chromosome 3, UHH_iyHylVolc1.0_haploid, whole genome shotgun sequence window:
- the LOC128874029 gene encoding RNA exonuclease 1 homolog isoform X2, which yields MLPSTGYFKAINCPFYESGTCDRPYCHFKHSKRDVGITTETSGTLESRPTGQVQESKSTIVQSDSDVLQQLVTEAVKKVLANQEVTGADQFSCQNVVSQVVEGLKPSLASGPSGTLEIVAASNIEKRADVPPPVSKPVPCVYNPTPIAELRKRHIPIVSYMPTRESRVAVKRKNSPDGVKPWLGIACESAESQTTEAKYKPTTIVNSNVRDTMHSYIPTSKCDPVSSNSYDDGSSSEYLLKLREPYYPKVKKRREEYVPKKVKAPLKTVKNLNDLTLDGFVSNFDMVNDVSNDAQPVSNAQSVEEPLESCLEVEPKFSDDEEDNIDARDKTEEYSHDINKVNGEFVENANTKRSEFYNDLDSDPSNDAQETRVHSPKRNISDECKANDDRKISMDTSSIPTQAKSTTKETSKSQRHEKEKTLEVDANKAKHAKEHKSRNKKKSKDQRSHDTSHKRNKDSRLSNEKSHSTSDSRSKDKSRSRQESKDSKSKKHKDKSRDVDHEKHRDKEKSRDKNGNKHKSKRDRRDSRELEKRREHNSKYSSENSKKLEHVKKRRDESKRSKSDHKSIDKSIERLHLHTENSEERNSTDRSMSPLESIRSHVDDYAGDDNDDCYISSINNYIDDIVSIASDSDHDVQEECLKIFQEYQVSERSKTVSIKEPIPEIEQTEDTGRKRVAHPSAATCVTRQVTVNQSSKKSTNPQLKMYERWRLMRETLAEKTAPASSSAPIPKEVRRSDIEATRVMQHNNELKLNGNGRVRIAHVPYAKSLAIEKKKMTESVGKASETKATDNKTAAQTAKSGVRVAHIPQTVPQLIRPEPLQVTNQKFPLNVRQYYVNMMQDVCVQIYTNSEDAAQRAVKEEFACHERCKALAVYKNSCMLATHRLRKEVGQNQSLDGSTAMTIPGSNMVSHEAVLAGKAKGSWSVLKTKKSVTQFRGAMLYGMLKKWIMSEQQLRDNGFPRPHPDGQKGRAKIYVINSRNQSALSKVPNERICSRCGQGYMIDKQGFAVRAQNCIYHWGRKFTIRGEGKYSCCQQYGSATGCCDAKTHVWEYTDYENLRGYVKTLPKDTAAEEQGVYALDCEMSYTTQGLELTRVTVIDEDCNVVYETLVKPPNPIIDFNTRFSGITEESMKDVTTSLLDVQASLLTMFSDKTILVGHSLESDFKALRLLHDTVVDTSIMFPHKNGYPQKRALKNLCSEYLRKIIQNDVGGHDSKEDAVACMELILWKAKEEAKLQ from the exons ATGTTGCCGTCGACTGGTTACTTTAAAGCTATCAATTGTCCGTTTTATGAAAGCGGAACTTGCGATAGACCCTACTGTCATTTCAAGCACTCGAAGCGAG ATGTCGGGATTACGACGGAAACGAGTGGGACGCTGGAGAGCCGTCCGACGGGCCAGGTTCAAGAATCGAAATCTACGATCGTGCAATCCGATTCGGATGTTTTACAACAGTTAGTGACAGAGGCGGTCAAGAAAGTTCTTGCTAATCAAGAAGTAACAGGAGCAGATCAATTTTCGTGTCAGAATGTTGTTTCTCAGGTAGTCGAAGGACTGAAACCGTCTTTGGCTTCCGGACCATCCGGTACATTGGAAATTGTTGCAGCCAGTAACATAGAAAAAAGGGCAGATGTACCACCACCAGTTAGTAAACCTGTTCCATGCGTTTATAATCCTACACCAATCGCAGAACTGAGGAAACGTCATATACCAATAGTATCCTATATGCCAACCAGGGAAAGTAGAGTAGCagtaaaacgtaaaaattcTCCAGATGGAGTTAAGCCTTGGCTAGGTATAGCATGCGAATCTGCAGAGTCCCAAACTACCGAAGCTAAATATAAACCTACCACAATAGTCAATTCCAATGTTCGGGATACTATGCACAGTTATATACCTACATCTAAGTGTGATCCTGTTTCGTCGAACTCGTACGACGACGGTAGTTCCAGTGAGTACCTGCTTAAACTCAGAGAGCCATATTATCCAAAAGTTAAGAAGAGGAGAGAAGAGTATGTTCCGAAAAAAGTAAAGGCTCCATtaaaaactgttaaaaatCTAAATGATTTGACTCTAGATGGatttgtatcaaattttgatATGGTAAACGATGTATCAAACGATGCTCAGCCTGTTTCTAACGCGCAGTCTGTCGAGGAACCTCTAGAATCGTGTTTAGAAGTAGAACCAAAATTCTCGGATGATGAAGAAGACAACATTGACGCTCGTGATAAAACTGAAGAGTATAGTcacgatataaataaagtcAATGGCGAATTCGTCGAGAATGCAAACACGAAACGAAGCGAATTCTACAATGATCTAGACAGCGATCCTTCAAACGATGCGCAAGAGACACGTGTTCATTCtccaaaaagaaatattagcGACGAATGCAAAGCGAATGACGACAGGAAAATATCGATGGATACCAGCAGCATTCCAACGCAAGCGAAATCCACGACAAAGGAAACTTCGAAATCCCAACGAcacgaaaaggaaaaaacgTTAGAAGTGGACGCGAATAAAGCGAAACATGCGAAGGAACACAAaagcagaaataaaaagaaaagtaaagatCAAAGGAGTCATGATACCTCCCATAAACGGAACAAGGACAGTCGTCTGTCGAATGAAAAATCTCATTCGACGTCTGATAGTAGGAGCAAAGATAAAAGTCGTTCCAGACAGGAAAGCAAGGATTCCAAAAGTAAAAAACACAAGGACAAAAGTAGAGATGTAGATCACGAGAAGCATCGGGACAAAGAGAAGAGTAGAGataagaatggaaataaacaCAAGAGTAAACGAGATAGGAGGGACTCTCGGGAATTAGAAAAACGCCGTGAACACAATTCCAAGTATTCTTCCGAAAATTCAAAGAAGTTGGAACACGTGAAGAAAAGAAGGGATGAAAGCAAGCGTTCGAAATCTGATCAtaaatcgatcgataaatcgatcgaacgattacATCTACATACGGAAAACAGCGAAGAAAGGAATTCGACTGATAGATCCATGAGTCCTCTGGAAAGCATTCGATCGCATGTAGATGATTATGCAGGTGACGATAATGATGACTGTTACATAAGTTCCATCAATAACTATATCGATGACATAGTTTCTATTGCGTCCGACTCGGATCACGACGTGCAAGAAGAATGCTTGAAGATATTTCAG GAATACCAGGTATCGGAGCGATCAAAAACAGTGTCAATAAAAGAACCGATACCAGAAATAGAACAAACCGAAGACACTGGCAGGAAAAGAGTAGCGCATCCTTCAGCGGCCACGTGCGTTACAAGGCAGGTCACTGTTAATCAATCATCGAAGAAATCGACGAATCCGCAactaaaaatgtatgaaaggTGGCGTTTGATGAGAGAGACTCTAGCCGAAAAGACGGCCCCAGCGAGTAGTAGTGCTCCCATTCCCAAGGAAGTGCGACGAAGCGATATTGAAGCAACACGAGTGATGCAACAcaataacgaattaaaattaaacggaaACG GTCGTGTCAGAATCGCTCACGTGCCGTACGCGAAGTCTCTGGCgatagagaagaaaaaaatgactGAGAGCGTTGGAAAAGCGTCGGAAACGAAAGCAACGGATAATAAAACAGCAGCGCAAACCGCAAAGAGCGGTGTACGCGTCGCCCATATTCCTCAAACC GTTCCTCAGTTAATACGGCCCGAGCCATTGCAAGTGACCAACCAAAAGTTTCCTTTAAACGTTCGTCAGTATTACGTGAACATGATGCAGGATGTGTGCGTGCAAATATACACAAATAGCGAAGATGCTGCCCAACGCGCGGTGAAAGAAGAATTCGCCTGCCACGAAAGATGTAAAGCACTGGCCGTTTATAAGAATTCGTGTATGCTCGCTACGCATAGATTAAGGAAAGAGGTTGGCCAAAATCAATCTCTTGATGGCAGCACAGCGATGACGATACCGGGTAGCAATATGGTATCCCACGAAGCGGTACTCGCTGGAAAAGCCAAGGGTTCCTGGAGCGTTCTCAAAACAAAGAAATCCGTTACGCAATTTAGAGGTGCGATGCTTTATGGTATGTTGAAAAAGTGGATAATGTCGGAACAGCAACTTCGAGATAACGGATTTCCCCGCCCACATCCGGACGGTCAGAAG GGTCGTGCgaaaatctacgtaataaattcgAGGAATCAAAGTGCCCTGTCGAAAGTACCTAACGAAAGAATCTGCAGTCGTTGCGGTCAGGGTTATATGATAGACAAACAAGGATTCGCGGTACGAGCGCAGAACTGTATATATCATTGGGgtagaaaatttacgattcgAGGCGAGGGAAAATATAGCTGTTGTCAACAATACGGTTCTGCGACCGGATGTTGCGACGCGAAGACGCACGTTTGGGAATACACGGACTACGAAAATCTTCGTGGTTACGTGAAAACCCTACCAAAAG ATACAGCAGCTGAGGAACAGGGAGTCTACGCGCTAGATTGCGAGATGAGTTATACCACGCAAGGCTTAGAACTAACCAGGGTAACGGTTATCGACGAAGATTGCAACGTAGTGTACGAGACGCTGGTTAAACCGCCGAATCCAATAATCGATTTTAATACAAG GTTTTCTGGAATCACGGAAGAAAGCATGAAGGACGTGACGACGTCGCTACTAGACGTTCAAGCGTCGCTGCTTACCATGTTTTCAGATAAAACAATACTAGTTGGTCACAGTCTTGAGAGTGATTTTAAAGCACTCAGACTTCTACACGACACCGTGGTTGACACGAGCATAATGTTTCCGCACAAGAACGGATATCCTCAGAAGCGGGCACTGAAGAATCTTTGTTCCGAGTATCTGAGGAAGATCATTCAAAATGATG TCGGCGGGCATGATAGCAAAGAAGACGCTGTTGCATGCATGGAGTTGATTCTCTGGAAAGCAAAGGAGGAAGCGAAATTACAGTGA
- the LOC128874029 gene encoding RNA exonuclease 1 homolog isoform X1: MLPSTGYFKAINCPFYESGTCDRPYCHFKHSKREDVGITTETSGTLESRPTGQVQESKSTIVQSDSDVLQQLVTEAVKKVLANQEVTGADQFSCQNVVSQVVEGLKPSLASGPSGTLEIVAASNIEKRADVPPPVSKPVPCVYNPTPIAELRKRHIPIVSYMPTRESRVAVKRKNSPDGVKPWLGIACESAESQTTEAKYKPTTIVNSNVRDTMHSYIPTSKCDPVSSNSYDDGSSSEYLLKLREPYYPKVKKRREEYVPKKVKAPLKTVKNLNDLTLDGFVSNFDMVNDVSNDAQPVSNAQSVEEPLESCLEVEPKFSDDEEDNIDARDKTEEYSHDINKVNGEFVENANTKRSEFYNDLDSDPSNDAQETRVHSPKRNISDECKANDDRKISMDTSSIPTQAKSTTKETSKSQRHEKEKTLEVDANKAKHAKEHKSRNKKKSKDQRSHDTSHKRNKDSRLSNEKSHSTSDSRSKDKSRSRQESKDSKSKKHKDKSRDVDHEKHRDKEKSRDKNGNKHKSKRDRRDSRELEKRREHNSKYSSENSKKLEHVKKRRDESKRSKSDHKSIDKSIERLHLHTENSEERNSTDRSMSPLESIRSHVDDYAGDDNDDCYISSINNYIDDIVSIASDSDHDVQEECLKIFQEYQVSERSKTVSIKEPIPEIEQTEDTGRKRVAHPSAATCVTRQVTVNQSSKKSTNPQLKMYERWRLMRETLAEKTAPASSSAPIPKEVRRSDIEATRVMQHNNELKLNGNGRVRIAHVPYAKSLAIEKKKMTESVGKASETKATDNKTAAQTAKSGVRVAHIPQTVPQLIRPEPLQVTNQKFPLNVRQYYVNMMQDVCVQIYTNSEDAAQRAVKEEFACHERCKALAVYKNSCMLATHRLRKEVGQNQSLDGSTAMTIPGSNMVSHEAVLAGKAKGSWSVLKTKKSVTQFRGAMLYGMLKKWIMSEQQLRDNGFPRPHPDGQKGRAKIYVINSRNQSALSKVPNERICSRCGQGYMIDKQGFAVRAQNCIYHWGRKFTIRGEGKYSCCQQYGSATGCCDAKTHVWEYTDYENLRGYVKTLPKDTAAEEQGVYALDCEMSYTTQGLELTRVTVIDEDCNVVYETLVKPPNPIIDFNTRFSGITEESMKDVTTSLLDVQASLLTMFSDKTILVGHSLESDFKALRLLHDTVVDTSIMFPHKNGYPQKRALKNLCSEYLRKIIQNDVGGHDSKEDAVACMELILWKAKEEAKLQ, from the exons ATGTTGCCGTCGACTGGTTACTTTAAAGCTATCAATTGTCCGTTTTATGAAAGCGGAACTTGCGATAGACCCTACTGTCATTTCAAGCACTCGAAGCGAG AAGATGTCGGGATTACGACGGAAACGAGTGGGACGCTGGAGAGCCGTCCGACGGGCCAGGTTCAAGAATCGAAATCTACGATCGTGCAATCCGATTCGGATGTTTTACAACAGTTAGTGACAGAGGCGGTCAAGAAAGTTCTTGCTAATCAAGAAGTAACAGGAGCAGATCAATTTTCGTGTCAGAATGTTGTTTCTCAGGTAGTCGAAGGACTGAAACCGTCTTTGGCTTCCGGACCATCCGGTACATTGGAAATTGTTGCAGCCAGTAACATAGAAAAAAGGGCAGATGTACCACCACCAGTTAGTAAACCTGTTCCATGCGTTTATAATCCTACACCAATCGCAGAACTGAGGAAACGTCATATACCAATAGTATCCTATATGCCAACCAGGGAAAGTAGAGTAGCagtaaaacgtaaaaattcTCCAGATGGAGTTAAGCCTTGGCTAGGTATAGCATGCGAATCTGCAGAGTCCCAAACTACCGAAGCTAAATATAAACCTACCACAATAGTCAATTCCAATGTTCGGGATACTATGCACAGTTATATACCTACATCTAAGTGTGATCCTGTTTCGTCGAACTCGTACGACGACGGTAGTTCCAGTGAGTACCTGCTTAAACTCAGAGAGCCATATTATCCAAAAGTTAAGAAGAGGAGAGAAGAGTATGTTCCGAAAAAAGTAAAGGCTCCATtaaaaactgttaaaaatCTAAATGATTTGACTCTAGATGGatttgtatcaaattttgatATGGTAAACGATGTATCAAACGATGCTCAGCCTGTTTCTAACGCGCAGTCTGTCGAGGAACCTCTAGAATCGTGTTTAGAAGTAGAACCAAAATTCTCGGATGATGAAGAAGACAACATTGACGCTCGTGATAAAACTGAAGAGTATAGTcacgatataaataaagtcAATGGCGAATTCGTCGAGAATGCAAACACGAAACGAAGCGAATTCTACAATGATCTAGACAGCGATCCTTCAAACGATGCGCAAGAGACACGTGTTCATTCtccaaaaagaaatattagcGACGAATGCAAAGCGAATGACGACAGGAAAATATCGATGGATACCAGCAGCATTCCAACGCAAGCGAAATCCACGACAAAGGAAACTTCGAAATCCCAACGAcacgaaaaggaaaaaacgTTAGAAGTGGACGCGAATAAAGCGAAACATGCGAAGGAACACAAaagcagaaataaaaagaaaagtaaagatCAAAGGAGTCATGATACCTCCCATAAACGGAACAAGGACAGTCGTCTGTCGAATGAAAAATCTCATTCGACGTCTGATAGTAGGAGCAAAGATAAAAGTCGTTCCAGACAGGAAAGCAAGGATTCCAAAAGTAAAAAACACAAGGACAAAAGTAGAGATGTAGATCACGAGAAGCATCGGGACAAAGAGAAGAGTAGAGataagaatggaaataaacaCAAGAGTAAACGAGATAGGAGGGACTCTCGGGAATTAGAAAAACGCCGTGAACACAATTCCAAGTATTCTTCCGAAAATTCAAAGAAGTTGGAACACGTGAAGAAAAGAAGGGATGAAAGCAAGCGTTCGAAATCTGATCAtaaatcgatcgataaatcgatcgaacgattacATCTACATACGGAAAACAGCGAAGAAAGGAATTCGACTGATAGATCCATGAGTCCTCTGGAAAGCATTCGATCGCATGTAGATGATTATGCAGGTGACGATAATGATGACTGTTACATAAGTTCCATCAATAACTATATCGATGACATAGTTTCTATTGCGTCCGACTCGGATCACGACGTGCAAGAAGAATGCTTGAAGATATTTCAG GAATACCAGGTATCGGAGCGATCAAAAACAGTGTCAATAAAAGAACCGATACCAGAAATAGAACAAACCGAAGACACTGGCAGGAAAAGAGTAGCGCATCCTTCAGCGGCCACGTGCGTTACAAGGCAGGTCACTGTTAATCAATCATCGAAGAAATCGACGAATCCGCAactaaaaatgtatgaaaggTGGCGTTTGATGAGAGAGACTCTAGCCGAAAAGACGGCCCCAGCGAGTAGTAGTGCTCCCATTCCCAAGGAAGTGCGACGAAGCGATATTGAAGCAACACGAGTGATGCAACAcaataacgaattaaaattaaacggaaACG GTCGTGTCAGAATCGCTCACGTGCCGTACGCGAAGTCTCTGGCgatagagaagaaaaaaatgactGAGAGCGTTGGAAAAGCGTCGGAAACGAAAGCAACGGATAATAAAACAGCAGCGCAAACCGCAAAGAGCGGTGTACGCGTCGCCCATATTCCTCAAACC GTTCCTCAGTTAATACGGCCCGAGCCATTGCAAGTGACCAACCAAAAGTTTCCTTTAAACGTTCGTCAGTATTACGTGAACATGATGCAGGATGTGTGCGTGCAAATATACACAAATAGCGAAGATGCTGCCCAACGCGCGGTGAAAGAAGAATTCGCCTGCCACGAAAGATGTAAAGCACTGGCCGTTTATAAGAATTCGTGTATGCTCGCTACGCATAGATTAAGGAAAGAGGTTGGCCAAAATCAATCTCTTGATGGCAGCACAGCGATGACGATACCGGGTAGCAATATGGTATCCCACGAAGCGGTACTCGCTGGAAAAGCCAAGGGTTCCTGGAGCGTTCTCAAAACAAAGAAATCCGTTACGCAATTTAGAGGTGCGATGCTTTATGGTATGTTGAAAAAGTGGATAATGTCGGAACAGCAACTTCGAGATAACGGATTTCCCCGCCCACATCCGGACGGTCAGAAG GGTCGTGCgaaaatctacgtaataaattcgAGGAATCAAAGTGCCCTGTCGAAAGTACCTAACGAAAGAATCTGCAGTCGTTGCGGTCAGGGTTATATGATAGACAAACAAGGATTCGCGGTACGAGCGCAGAACTGTATATATCATTGGGgtagaaaatttacgattcgAGGCGAGGGAAAATATAGCTGTTGTCAACAATACGGTTCTGCGACCGGATGTTGCGACGCGAAGACGCACGTTTGGGAATACACGGACTACGAAAATCTTCGTGGTTACGTGAAAACCCTACCAAAAG ATACAGCAGCTGAGGAACAGGGAGTCTACGCGCTAGATTGCGAGATGAGTTATACCACGCAAGGCTTAGAACTAACCAGGGTAACGGTTATCGACGAAGATTGCAACGTAGTGTACGAGACGCTGGTTAAACCGCCGAATCCAATAATCGATTTTAATACAAG GTTTTCTGGAATCACGGAAGAAAGCATGAAGGACGTGACGACGTCGCTACTAGACGTTCAAGCGTCGCTGCTTACCATGTTTTCAGATAAAACAATACTAGTTGGTCACAGTCTTGAGAGTGATTTTAAAGCACTCAGACTTCTACACGACACCGTGGTTGACACGAGCATAATGTTTCCGCACAAGAACGGATATCCTCAGAAGCGGGCACTGAAGAATCTTTGTTCCGAGTATCTGAGGAAGATCATTCAAAATGATG TCGGCGGGCATGATAGCAAAGAAGACGCTGTTGCATGCATGGAGTTGATTCTCTGGAAAGCAAAGGAGGAAGCGAAATTACAGTGA
- the LOC128874182 gene encoding FYVE, RhoGEF and PH domain-containing protein 4-like — protein sequence MQDQSIDVSFWAIRLFLKFDNKTHQGSIFKMFGSKTQSSNSTFYTKLEDSVEDKESGLNKTTECKDEENVEIRHSHSDTTTDGKKQEEYNGHSFRRIATFGGFSGFWPFVMSTRNSTDDVEIGENEENSMKVPFVHVTHGVLEYRSSRYIAAERNSCRYTVDSYMVSESESEEESESVKSSETDSAIVTDHTENSAFQAKSSNDSDRLDSKKKKAHQVAEELLSTEKTYVDVLRLIDQVFQFRVDQENRAHPMFPPETVQHMFSNIKSIYKFHNDFLLPQLQERIQNWDSDPRIGDIMKNFAPFLKMYTEYVKNFDYAMNLIQSLQAKVARFAAIINDIQKLDECAKLSLCHHMLSPIQRLPRYELLLKDYLRNLAKGNADYEDAKKALELVSTAANHTNDAMKKIDKFKKLLEIQESIYDTTDLVSATRELVKEGRIVKISARSGDHQERQLFLFSDLLLLCSIRLIPGPLYRLRAKFMVENLQVMEGDNLETANTFYIRDADKSVELYTHSAEEKAAWLDALFETMQEIIRRKASLKTGNVKTLVVKTEDVTRCMVCDVIFSVMKRKHNCRACGIVICGKCSNQKLLFEDNKMMRVCRLCYATLTQPLSKSPSSSSPSGPVPSLLQVSASAPSVISGYLMLKTQPSKPWIRRWFALRVDFVLYTFKSESESMALTATPMPGFFVTEGVTLPDADPLSLKDRPKALKMHHSRKSYYLQALSQEDKQKWFHALQLATKAELPSFATVEDEDAQNCQLIVHER from the exons ATGCAAGATCAATCGATAGATGTTTCATTCTGGGCAATACGGttgtttctaaaatttgaCAATAAGACCCATCAAGGCTCAATATTTAAGATGTTTGGTTCAAAGACACAATCATCAAACAGTACCTTTTATACTAAGTTGGAGGACAGTGTAGAAGACAAAGAATCtggtttaaataaaacaacagAATGTAAAGATGAAGAAAATGTGGAGATCAGACATAGTCATTCAGATACAACGACAGATGGAAAGAAACAAGAAGAATACAATGGGCATTCGTTTCGTAGAATTGCAACCTTTGGCGGCTTCTCTGGATTTTGGCCATTCGTGATGTCAACTAGAAATTCTACAGATGATGTTGAAATTGGAGAGAATGAGGAAAACTCTATGAAAGTGCCATTTGTTCATGTAACACATGGTGTGCTAGAGTATAGAAGTAGTAG ATATATCGCCGCGGAGAGGAACTCCTGTCGATATACGGTTGACTCGTATATGGTAAGCGAATCGGAAAGCGAAGAAGAATCGGAGAGCGTGAAATCTTCGGAAACTGATTCTGCAATAGTCACGGATCACACTGAAAATTCGGCGTTCCAAGCAAAATCGAGTAATGACTCTGATCGTTTagattcgaaaaagaaaaaagcgCATCAAGTTGCAGAAGAATTATTGTCTACAGAAAAGACTTATGTTGATGTCCTAAGGCTAATCGATCAAGTATTCCAATTTAGAGTTGATCAAGAGAATAGAGCGCATCCTATGTTCCCTCCAGAAACAGTACAACACATGTTTTCTAATATCAAATCGATTTATAAATTCCACAACGATTTTCTATTACCTCAACTTCAAGAGAGAATACAAAACTGGGATTCGGATCCTAGAATCGGCGATATTATGAAGAACTTTGCTccatttctaaaaatgtatacagaaTATGTAAAAAACTTTGATTATGCCATGAATTTGATACAAAGTTTACAAGCTAAAGTCGCCAGATTTGCTGCAATTATCAATGACATTCAAAAATTGGACGAGTGTGCCAAGTTATCCTTGTGTCATCATATGTTGAGTCCTATACAAAGGTTACCGAGATACGAGCTTCTTCTGAAAGATTACCTGAGAAACCTCGCGAAAGGAAATGCTGATTACGAAGACGCTAAAA AGGCATTGGAATTAGTATCTACTGCTGCTAATCACACGAATGACGCGATGAAGAAGATCGACAAGTTCAAAAAGCTTCTCGAAATACAGGAGAGCATATACGATACGACGGATCTAGTCAGTGCTACGCGGGAACTTGTAAAAGAGGGTCGTATCGTTAAGATTTCAGCAAGGAGTGGCGATCATCAAGAAAGGCAATTGTTTTTG TTTAgcgatttattattactttgcTCGATAAGACTGATACCTGGACCATTGTATCGATTGAGAGCGAAATTCATGGTCGAAAATTTACAAGTAATGGAGGGTGACAATTTAGAAACTGCAAACACTTTTTATATAAGAGATGCAGACAAGAGCGTCGAACTATACACGCATTCAGCTGAGGAAAAGGCAGCATGGCTTGATGCGCTCTTTGAAACAATGCAAGAAATTATACGAAGAAAAGCGAGCCTGAAAACTGGAAATGTTAAAACACTTGTCGTGAAAACGGAAGACGTAACCAGGTGCATGGTATGCGACGTAATTTTTTCCGTGATGAAGAGAAAACATAACTGCAGAGCTTGCGGAATA GTAATTTGCGGTAAATGCTCGaatcaaaaattattgttcGAGGATAACAAAATGATGAGAGTTTGTCGTCTGTGTTACGCTACGTTAACGCAACCGCTTTCCAAGTCACCCTCTTCGTCGTCTCCATCCGGGCCAGTACCAAGTTTATTACAAGTTTCGGCGAGCGCACCCTCCGTTATATCTGGATACCTTATGTTGAAAACTCAACCAAGTAAACCTTGGATACGGCGATGGTTCGCACTGCGCGtggattttgttttatataccTTTAAGTCTGAATCTGAAAGTATGGCTCTGACAGCGACTCCTATGCCTGGTTTTTTTGTTACGGAAGGTGTTACATTACCTGACGCGGATCCCTTGAGTTTGAAAGATAGACCCAAGGCTCTTAAGATGCATCATTCCAggaaaagttattatttacaaGCATTGTCGCAAGAAGACAAACAGAA ATGGTTCCACGCTCTACAATTAGCCACTAAAGCGGAACTACCTTCATTCGCAACAGTGGAGGACGAAGACGCACAAAACTGCCAACTGATCGTTCATGAACGATGA